Proteins encoded within one genomic window of Cytophagales bacterium:
- a CDS encoding M13 family metallopeptidase yields MKNTLWIALLVTVMIACAPEAEKAGREMPPALDMANLDQSVDPKENFYQFANGSWLKEAEIPADEGSWGGFSALRDANNEMVLDIMEGAAENPEFNEGSDERKAINLFAVGMDSSRAESVGVGAIARWIDKIDGVTNTIQVQELLAELQRSGYGPYQGVSSFPDLKNSKINSLYITAGGLGLPNRDYYTKTDEKSVEIREKYLMHLANILELAQVGGNYTEMADRIMEIENQLALASLTPIEARNLPALYNPHTVVELQELSPVINWEQYLTQLGVDLSKVDTLIVLQPKFTSTVSKVLESSSLDATKAYLKWNVVDRAANFMNNELVAANFDFYGKTIRGTEEMRPRWERVLGATNSVIGEAIGKVYVAETFPPEAKKSAEEMVENLMKAFDKRIRDLEWMSDASKEQALKKLNNLTVKIGYPDKWREYGALNIENTGEFYSFLSNMENAWKWQFDENISEIGEEVDKTLWAMSPQTVNAYFNPLNNEIVFPAAILQPPFYNYEADAAVNYGGMGAVIGHEISHGFDDQGSRFDFEGNMINWWTDEDRENFNARADQLVAQFDGYEALDSVYVQGKLTLGENIGDLGGLNAAYDALQIYLAENGNPGKIDGFTPEQRLFLSWATIWRTKYRDETLRTQVLTDPHSPAMFRAIGPLENMEQFYQAFDIKEGDELWKPESERVKIW; encoded by the coding sequence ATGAAGAATACATTATGGATAGCACTTTTGGTGACTGTCATGATAGCTTGTGCCCCGGAAGCTGAAAAAGCGGGCCGAGAAATGCCACCTGCTCTGGACATGGCGAATCTGGATCAATCTGTAGATCCAAAGGAAAATTTTTATCAGTTTGCCAATGGCAGCTGGCTGAAAGAAGCTGAAATTCCCGCAGACGAAGGATCGTGGGGAGGGTTCTCCGCATTGCGCGATGCGAACAACGAAATGGTACTGGACATCATGGAAGGTGCTGCAGAAAATCCTGAATTCAACGAAGGTTCCGATGAGAGAAAAGCCATCAACCTTTTTGCGGTAGGAATGGACTCTTCAAGGGCCGAATCAGTAGGTGTTGGAGCCATTGCCCGCTGGATCGATAAAATTGATGGAGTGACTAATACGATCCAGGTTCAGGAATTATTAGCTGAGCTTCAGCGAAGCGGATATGGACCTTACCAAGGTGTCTCCTCATTCCCAGACTTGAAGAACAGTAAAATCAATTCACTGTATATCACGGCAGGTGGCTTGGGGCTTCCCAACAGGGATTACTACACTAAGACCGACGAGAAAAGTGTTGAGATCCGAGAGAAATACCTGATGCACCTTGCGAATATTCTGGAACTGGCTCAGGTTGGAGGTAACTATACTGAAATGGCTGATCGGATTATGGAAATCGAGAATCAGCTGGCTTTGGCTTCTCTTACTCCGATTGAGGCAAGGAACCTTCCGGCGTTGTATAACCCCCATACGGTTGTAGAATTACAAGAACTTTCACCTGTGATCAATTGGGAACAATATTTGACTCAGCTGGGTGTAGACCTATCGAAAGTTGATACTTTGATTGTGTTGCAGCCCAAGTTTACCTCGACAGTGAGTAAAGTGCTTGAAAGCAGTAGCCTTGATGCCACCAAAGCCTACCTGAAATGGAATGTTGTAGATCGGGCCGCAAACTTTATGAACAATGAGTTGGTAGCAGCCAATTTTGATTTCTACGGCAAGACCATTCGTGGTACAGAGGAAATGCGACCCAGATGGGAGCGTGTGTTGGGTGCGACCAATAGTGTGATTGGTGAAGCGATTGGTAAAGTATATGTTGCAGAAACCTTTCCTCCAGAAGCGAAGAAGAGTGCTGAGGAGATGGTGGAAAATTTGATGAAGGCGTTTGATAAGAGAATCAGAGATCTCGAATGGATGAGTGATGCTTCGAAAGAGCAGGCACTGAAGAAACTGAATAACCTGACCGTGAAAATCGGATATCCGGATAAATGGAGAGAATACGGAGCGCTGAATATTGAAAATACCGGAGAATTCTACAGCTTTCTGAGCAACATGGAAAATGCCTGGAAATGGCAGTTTGATGAAAACATCAGTGAGATCGGAGAGGAAGTAGATAAGACTCTATGGGCAATGAGCCCACAAACGGTCAATGCCTATTTCAATCCATTGAATAATGAAATTGTATTTCCTGCGGCCATTTTACAACCACCTTTTTACAATTATGAGGCAGATGCCGCTGTGAATTATGGTGGTATGGGTGCTGTGATTGGTCATGAGATCTCTCATGGTTTTGATGATCAGGGAAGTCGATTCGATTTTGAAGGGAACATGATCAACTGGTGGACCGATGAAGATCGTGAAAATTTCAATGCTCGAGCGGATCAATTGGTGGCACAATTTGACGGTTATGAAGCGCTGGACAGTGTTTACGTTCAAGGAAAATTAACCCTGGGTGAAAACATCGGTGATCTTGGTGGGCTGAATGCAGCATATGATGCGCTGCAGATCTATTTGGCTGAAAATGGTAATCCTGGAAAAATTGATGGATTTACGCCCGAGCAGCGCCTGTTCTTATCCTGGGCCACTATCTGGAGAACCAAATACCGTGATGAGACCTTGAGAACACAAGTATTAACTGACCCTCATAGTCCTGCCATGTTCCGTGCCATCGGACCATTGGAGAACATGGAGCAGTTCTATCAAGCCTTCGACATCAAAGAAGGTGACGAGCTTTGGAAACCAGAATCCGAGCGAGTAAAGATCTGGTAA
- a CDS encoding RNA polymerase sigma factor, with protein sequence MNTDDKLIAILKGCLKNKRSSQKELYQHFYAYGMSIGLRYSGSEDEAVMILNDGFMKVFKYLKNFDLDKPFKPWFRRIIVNTAIDHYNVAAKQPLMDDVEEVNEPDRAADVISGISYQEIVGLMAQLPPSYRAVFNLYVIEGFSHEEIADKLGVSIGTTKSNLFKAKRKMKEMLEELFEVS encoded by the coding sequence ATGAACACCGACGACAAACTGATCGCTATCCTCAAAGGGTGCCTGAAAAACAAGAGATCCAGTCAAAAGGAGCTCTATCAGCACTTCTATGCTTATGGTATGAGCATCGGTTTGAGGTATTCTGGGAGCGAAGATGAAGCAGTGATGATCTTGAATGATGGTTTTATGAAGGTGTTTAAGTACTTGAAGAATTTTGATCTGGATAAGCCATTCAAACCATGGTTTCGACGGATTATCGTCAATACCGCCATTGATCATTATAATGTGGCAGCCAAGCAGCCATTGATGGATGATGTGGAGGAGGTCAATGAACCAGATCGGGCTGCAGATGTGATTAGTGGTATTTCTTATCAAGAGATCGTGGGATTGATGGCCCAGTTGCCACCTTCTTATCGCGCGGTATTTAATTTGTATGTGATTGAAGGCTTTTCTCACGAAGAGATCGCTGATAAACTAGGCGTGTCTATTGGCACAACAAAATCCAATTTATTCAAGGCCAAAAGAAAAATGAAAGAAATGCTCGAAGAGCTTTTCGAGGTGAGTTGA
- the dnaN gene encoding DNA polymerase III subunit beta — protein sequence MKFIVSSSYLLKQLSAINGVITTNPVVPILENFLFEINDGTLSVTASDLQTSMMTELEVEAKEDGSIAIPAKILLETLRNLPEQPVTFSIDDSTYSIEINSDNGRYKLAGENATDFPKVPAVSDGYSVNLSSDVLARALNNTIFATSNDELRPAMTGVFVKLDETNTTFVATDSHRLIRYRRVDVASDMGHSMIIPRKALNLLKTTLPQENTSVSVEFNASNAFFDFNNVKMICRLIDERYPDYENVIPVDNNNVMSIAKGELLGSLKRIAIYANKTTYQVRLKLTGSELQISAEDLDFSNEANERLSCEHDGEDIEIGFNAKFLIEMLGNIEADKVTLRLSAPNRAGILLPDDKDENEDILMLVMPVMLNNYV from the coding sequence ATGAAATTTATTGTCTCCTCATCGTACCTATTGAAGCAACTCTCTGCCATCAATGGGGTGATCACCACAAATCCGGTTGTTCCAATTTTGGAAAACTTTTTGTTCGAGATCAACGACGGAACACTTTCTGTGACCGCTTCTGATTTGCAGACTTCCATGATGACTGAATTGGAAGTGGAAGCCAAGGAAGATGGCAGCATTGCTATCCCGGCGAAGATCTTGCTCGAAACCTTAAGGAACCTTCCAGAGCAGCCTGTGACTTTCTCTATTGATGACAGTACTTATAGTATTGAGATCAATTCCGATAACGGACGTTATAAGCTTGCCGGCGAAAATGCGACTGATTTTCCTAAGGTGCCTGCCGTATCTGACGGATACTCTGTGAACCTTTCTTCAGATGTGCTGGCCCGGGCCTTGAACAATACCATCTTCGCTACCAGTAACGATGAGTTAAGACCTGCGATGACAGGCGTATTCGTGAAGTTGGATGAGACCAATACTACCTTCGTAGCGACAGATAGCCACCGTTTGATTAGATACCGACGTGTAGACGTAGCTTCTGACATGGGGCACAGCATGATCATTCCACGAAAAGCTCTGAATCTGTTGAAGACGACCCTTCCTCAGGAAAATACAAGTGTGAGTGTCGAATTCAATGCTTCCAATGCATTCTTCGATTTCAATAACGTGAAAATGATCTGTCGACTGATCGACGAGCGTTATCCGGATTACGAAAACGTGATTCCTGTGGACAACAACAATGTGATGTCTATCGCAAAAGGTGAGCTGCTTGGTTCATTGAAGCGGATCGCAATCTACGCGAACAAGACCACTTATCAGGTGAGATTGAAGCTCACGGGCAGTGAGTTGCAGATTTCTGCAGAGGATCTGGACTTCTCTAATGAGGCAAACGAACGACTTTCTTGTGAACACGATGGTGAGGACATAGAAATCGGCTTCAATGCAAAGTTCCTGATCGAGATGTTGGGTAACATCGAAGCAGATAAAGTCACGTTGCGATTGAGCGCGCCTAACAGAGCGGGTATCTTATTGCCGGATGATAAAGACGAGAACGAAGATATCTTGATGCTCGTGATGCCAGTAATGCTGAATAACTACGTTTAA